A single genomic interval of Trichosurus vulpecula isolate mTriVul1 chromosome 6, mTriVul1.pri, whole genome shotgun sequence harbors:
- the TCIRG1 gene encoding V-type proton ATPase 116 kDa subunit a3, which translates to MGSMFRSEEVALAQLFLPTAAAYTCVSDLGERGLVEFRDLNASVSTFQRRYVGEVRRCEDLEKTFSFLQEEVRRAGLTLPEPQGNPEAPPPKDLLRIQEGTQQVAQELREVRGNHQAMRTRMHLLQQHMAVLRQGPYTHGQHLPDAAPNWPLEETPLLDPPAGPRADLRISFVAGAIQPWRAGALERLLWRACRGYLISSFVDMEEPLEDPLTGESVPWVIFLISYWGEQIGRKIRKITDCFHCNVFPYPEREEERLASLQHLQQQKQDLSVVLQETEQFLGQVLHRVQGLLPLWQVQIHKMKAVYLMLNQCSLSVTDKCLIAEVWCPTRDLRTLQQTLNESSLRSGAGVGTVVHRIPSRDSPPTLVRTNRFTASFQGIVDAYGVGRYQEVNPAPYTIITFPFLFAVMFGDVGHGLIMFLFALAMVLGENWPGMKASQNEIWRTFFGGRYLLLLMGAFSVYTGFIYNECFSRATTIFSSGWSVRAMANQSNWSSAFLAEHPILSLDPNVAGVFRGPYPFGIDPIWSLAINHLSFLNSFKMKMSVILGILHMTFGVILGVFNHLHFRQRHRLLLEFLPEMLFLLGLFGYLVFMIAYKWLCFPAASAPKAPSILIHFINMFLFSRSPTNMPLYPHQEPVQMFLVILALASVPVLLLGTPLYLCSQHRRRRRPGRYMQGSSEKTHLLGKTEDEPSLNGHGAEEDEEEVGCAEEEPKFEFSDIFMHQAIHTIEYCLGCISNTASYLRLWALSLAHAQLSEVLWAMVMRVGLNMDREVGVASLVLVPIFAAFAVLTVAILLVMEGLSAFLHALRLHWVEFQNKFYAGTGYKLSPFTFEVEESAL; encoded by the exons ATGGGCTCCATGTTCAGGAGCGAGGAGGTGGCCTTGGCCCAGCTGTTCTTGCCCACAGCCGCTGCCTACACCTGTGTGAGCGACCTGGGAGAGCGTGGCCTGGTGGAGTTTAGAGAT CTAAACGCCTCAGTGAGCACCTTTCAGCGACGCTACGTGGGGGAGGTTCGGCGCTGTGAGGACCTAGAGAAGACCTTCT CCTTCCTGCAGGAGGAGGTGAGAAGAGCTGGCCTGACCCTCCCAGAGCCCCAGGGAAACCCGGAGGCACCGCCCCCTAAGGACCTGCTGCGCATCCAGGAGGGGACCCAGCAGGTGGCACAGGAGCTTCGGGAAGTCCGGGGTAACCACCAGGCCATGCGCACTCGGATGCACCTGCTCCAGCAGCACATGGCAGTCCTACGGCAGGGGCCCTACACCCACGGCCAGCAT CTTCCAGATGCTGCCCCCAACTGGCCCTTGGAAGAGACTCCTTTACTTGACCCCCCGGCTGGGCCACGAGCAGATCTCAGGATTAG TTTTGTGGCAGGGGCCATCCAGCCCTGGCGAGCCGGTGCCCTTGAGCGTCTGTTGTGGCGGGCATGCCGTGGCTACCTCATCTCCAGCTTCGTGGACATGGAAGAGCCACTTGAGGACCCCCTGACG GGGGAGAGCGTGCCCTGGGTGATCTTCCTCATCTCTTACTGGGGAGAGCAGATTGGACGGAAAATCCGCAAGATCACAGACTG TTTTCACTGCAACGTGTTCCCGTATCCGGAGCGTGAGGAGGAGCGTCTGGCCAGCTTGCAGCACCTGCAGCAGCAGAAACAGGACCTGAGTGTG GTGCTCCAGGAGACAGAGCAGTTCCTGGGACAGGTGCTCCATCGAGTCCAAGGCCTACTGCCCCTGTGGCAAGTACAAATCCACAAGATGAAGGCTGTCTACCTAATGCTCAACCAGTGCAGCCTCAGTGTCACTGACAAGTGTCTCATCGCTGAGGTCTGGTGCCCCACTCGAGACCTCAGAACCTTGCAGCAGACCCTGAACGAGAGCTCG CTCCGAAGTGGGGCTGGTGTGGGAACTGTGGTACATCGAATCCCCTCCAGAGATTCGCCCCCAACGCTCGTCCGCACCAACCGCTTTACCGCCAGTTTCCAGGGCATTGTGGATGCCTATGGTGTGGGACGCTACCAGGAGGTGAACCCAG ccccctaTACCATCATCACGTTCCCCTTCCTCTTTGCCGTCATGTTTGGGGATGTGGGGCATGGACTTATCATGTTTCTCTTCGCCCTGGCCATGGTACTTGGAGAGAATTGGCCTGGCATGAAGGCCTCACAGAATGAG ATCTGGAGGACTTTCTTCGGAGGCCGTTACCTGCTTCTGCTCATGGGGGCCTTCTCTGTCTACACTGGCTTCATCTACAACGAATGTTTCAGTAGAGCCACCACCATCTTCTCCTCGGGCTGGAGTGTCAGGGCCATGGCGAACCAGTCCAACTGGAG CTCAGCATTTCTGGCCGAACACCCCATCCTTAGCTTGGATCCCAATGTGGCTGGTGTCTTCCGGGGACCCTACCCCTTTGGTATCGACCCG ATCTGGAGTCTGGCCATCAACCACCTGAGCTTTCTTAACTCTTTCAAGATGAAGATGTCAGTGATTCTGGGCATCCTGCACATGACCTTTGGGGTCATCCTGGGTGTTTTTAACCACCT ACACTTCCGGCAGCGTCACCGGCTGTTGCTCGAGTTTTTGCCGGAGATGCTCTTCCTCCTGGGCCTCTTTGGCTACCTGGTGTTCATGATTGCCTACAAGTGGCTGTGCTTCCCAGCCGCTAGCGCCCCCAAGGCACCCAGCATCCTCATTCACTTTATCAACATGTTCCTCTTCTCCCGGAGCCCCACCAACATGCCCCTGTACCCCCACCAG GAGCCTGTGCAGATGTTTCTGGTGATCCTGGCTCTGGCCTCTGTGCCCGTCCTCCTGTTGGGGACACCCCTGTATCTGTGCTCCCAGCACCGTCGGAGGAGACGGCCTGGCCGCTACATGCAg GGCTCCTCAGAGAAGACACACCTTCTGGGGAAGACAGAGGACGAACCCTCGCTGAATGGACATGGGgctgaggaagatgaggaggaagtggGGTGTGCAGAGGAGGAGCCCAAG TTTGAATTCTCGGACATCTTCATGCACCAGGCCATCCATACCATTGAGTACTGTCTGGGCTGTATCTCCAACACTGCCTCCTACCTTCGTCTCTGGGCCCTGAGCCTGGCCCATGCCC AACTCTCGGAAGTGTTATGGGCCATGGTGATGCGTGTTGGCCTGAACATGGACCGAGAGGTGGGCGTGGCCAGCTTGGTGCTGGTGCCCATCTTTGCTGCCTTTGCTGTCCTCACTGTGGCCATCCTGCTGGTGATGGAGGGGCTGTCCGCCTTCCTGCACGCCCTGCGTCTGCACTg GGTGGAGTTCCAGAACAAGTTTTATGCCGGCACCGGCTACAAGCTGAGCCCATTTACCTTCGAGGTGGAGGAGAGTGCCCTATAG